Below is a window of Anabas testudineus chromosome 10, fAnaTes1.2, whole genome shotgun sequence DNA.
CATCGTCTACCTCACTGTCTGTGGATTTCCACCCTACTGGACGTCACTGCACATCTCTGCCCCTACTGATCGTTGTGGTTGGTGACTGTGGCTGGACATGGACTACACCACTGGATAATAATGCACCTATGATTCTCTCCTGAACTTTTGCCTGTCCAATTTCTGgactttttattacattttttatttattattttttgtaaccCTGTGCCGTTGGCTGGTCATGGTGGGCATGATTTGTCTTCGTGCTTGCTCTGGCCTGGTGGGCTTTCGGACTGCACTCTCTCTCCGATCTCTGCATTCTTTCCCTGGGATCACTGTGGCTCAGGTAAGCGTCAGGTGCTGTGTTCGTGTGTATTGGGGACTACTTCCTGTAGtaaaatgtttgctgtgtgttggaGACCTTCTACAGCCAGTGTGTGGTTTTTGTATATTGCAGATTGATGAAGAGGTAGCCAAACTTCTGGAGCTGAAGGCTCGGTTAGGAGGAGATGATGGAAAACATCAGTTTGTCCTCAAGACAGCAAAGGTAAGAGCACGATGCTGATGTCTTTACAGAGCATAAGAACAGCAGTCTGTGTTAGTGCTAACGAGGGCTGTCCTGAAGAGTCACTCTGGATCAGTCCAGTAAAAGGATCATTTTAGTTATCTGTGATCACAGTTTcttctccacaaaaacaaagcaacaggaAATTGTGTTGTCATTCAAACAAGGAAAATACTTTAATAAAGGTGTTGTTTAAAAAACTCTCTCATTGTTGTTCCAATTAATTTTTTCTCTTGACCATAAGTTGGTGCACTGGAATACTCAACAagctctttctttattttcattgtcagtTAACAAAAGCCATTTTTCTGTAGATCtgtagatgtacagtaaatttCACAAATTTTGGCACCATTCACTTGAGACATTGAAgtaaagaaatgtatttgtctGTCAGGGAACACGAGACTACAACCCCAAGCAGATGGCTATTAGAGAGAAAGTCTTCAACACCATCATCAGCTGCTTCAAACGCCACGGAGCAGAGACCATCGACACACCTGTTTTTGAACTAAAGGTAGATGTTTGTCTCAAGTCAAACATGCTTGACATGTCTGTCGAAATCCCTAAATCCACCTCACATACAAACATGACAGTTCATCCTGTCCCTGTTGGCGTGTAGGAAACATTGACGGGAAAGTATGGAGAAGACTCCAAGCTCATCTATGACCTCAAAGACCAGGGAGGAGAGTTGCTGTCCCTCAGATATGACCTCACTGTATccttctgtgtgttctgtgtgtggtttttacGGTTTGGTTTTCATAATAGGCATCATTGCCATGTCTAACACAATATCTGCTGAACTCTTGGAGAACAGtgttttgtccttgaccttATTGCCTTTCAGGTCCCATTCGCCCGCTACCTGGCAATGAACAAGATAACCAACATCAAACGCTACCATATCGCTAAGGTCTATCGCCGTGACAACCCAGCCATGACTCGCGGGCGCTACAGAGAGTTTTACCAATGTGTGAGTCATCTTTATATGCTTTAAATTCTGCCAGGGATCGAGTCACTGAGTCATCTGAATTTTTCTCTTCCACTTCAACcgttaatttgtgtgtgttttaggatTTCGACATAGCAGGACAGTACGACGCCATGATTCCAGATGCCGAGTGCCTGAAGATTGTCTACGAAATCCTCAGTCAGCTGGACCTCGGAGACTTTCGCATCAAGGTGTGTCACATGGACAGAGCCGATTATTAAAAAGGGCAGACGACCATCAGTAGGCATCACCTCTGTAACCACATCATTTATTTCCAGGTCAACGACAGACGCATCCTCGATGGGATGTTTGCGGTGTGTGGCGTTCCAGATGATAAGTTCCGCACCATCTGTTCAACAGTGGATAAACTGGATAAGGTAAAGAGACTGCTCCGCTTACAGAAACAGGTTGAGCTAGAATTTAAGAGAGCGTAATGTTGACACTGCTTCTTTTGCTCTCTTTAACTTTTTCATGTCTGTGGCTTTGATCCGTTTCCTCATGTTTCTCCTCTAGATGCCCTGGGAGGACGTCAAGAAGGAGATGGTGAATGAGAAGGGCTTGTCGGAGGAGGCCGCTGATCAGATCGGGGAGTATGTCAGTATGCAAGGTGAGATCTCAGTTCATACAAGCTAATCGAGACAAAgtgattattttgtttcattctgTTACGCAACAATGCTCTCGTTTTGCATTGTGTTAAAATTCCAGCGCACTCCTTCACAGTTTGTTCTTTCACTGTGGTATGCCTTCACCTCTCCGTCAAGAAGCTCAAACTCGCTCTCAGCCAGGCCGTGGTGCCTTCTACATGGTTCACCTGCTATCAAATCCTCTTAGCATGCTGCCACAAAAGAGTTAGTGCAATCGTGAATTAATAACTAATACAGTACAAGAAAGACATGTTTACTATtgttaacatttatttagttttttagtttttccattAGAATTTTAGACCAGTTCAAGAGAAgccactgtttaaaaaaagatttttttgtttttgatttaggGTATAAAACATATgatttttatgtctttagtgTAAAGCTCAGAAATTAACACCCACCAATCACTGTGGAGGTACATTTTTCATCAGAGTAAATCTCAGCggcctctctgctgcactggTGAGTAAACAATGTAAACATGCCAATCCAACTGCCAAATTGGTATGTGACAGATGTGCATCAGCTGACTGCATGTTTCTCTGAACCATCAACTAATGATTGATATTTCCTCTCTTTGCATTGTTAGTGGACCTTTCACTTATATGGTTGTATGAAGGTTTTACATAGTGTAACATCTGCTTCTGTCTGCTAGAGGTCTGCTGTTGGagtgaggcattcagggactgTACAGGGTGTATGTCATCTGGGTTTTAGAAATGCTAAGTGTAGAATTGAGATCAAGGACTGCTTATTAGTGTATTACAttactttattaaattttattttgtgtacattttGCTCCGTCATCTTTGTTTTAATACTGAGAAATGTATAAGTGACGACACAAAAaggcaaattattattatttaattactgctaaaaatgttgtttgttataTCTTTACAGCAAGGAGTTCTTTCTCAGGTTTTGATGATGAATGTTGTTTCTGGTGGTGAATCTTCTAGTAGTCATAGACCAGAACTTAAAGAGTGAATgctagtgttgtgtgtttacgTTTACTGGATGATTAAGTAAGTgtaagggtgtgtgtgttgcaggtggCATGGACTTAGCAGAGCGCCTCCTTCAGGACCAGAAAATGTCTCAGAGTAAGCAGGCCTGTGCTGGTCTGTCAGACATCAAGCTGCTCTTCAGCTACCTGCAGCTCTTCCAGGTCACAGACAAGGTGAGCTGTGTCATTGTGCTATTTTTACACTTTCTACCTCCCTCTTTTTTCCTTGATTTCTTTCGAGACAGTATTGGTAACTGCCTCTGTTCTACCTCACGTCATCTTCAGGTGGTGTTCGACCTCAGCCTCGCCCGGGGTCTGGACTATTACACGGGGATCATTTATGAGGCGGTGCTGTCGCAGGCGGGTGTGGCCCCAGTCTCCACCGAAGCTCAAAATGGGCCTCCCGGAGAGGAGAGCGTCAGTGTGGGCAGCGTGGCTGGGGGCGGTCGCTACGATGGCCTGGTGGGCATGTTCGACCCCAAGGGCAGGAAAGTGCCGTGCGTGGGCGTCAGCATTGGCATTGAGAGGATCTTCTCCATCATGGAGCAGAAGGCTGAGGTaaggtttttaatgtttcagtagTGCTCCTCAAGTTACAATGTTAACATGGCACTGGTAACAAGTGTGTGTTGGTCAGGCTTCGGCAGAGAAGGTTCGCACCACAGAGGTTCAAGTCATGGTGGCGTCTGCTCAAAAGAACCTGCTGGAGGAGAGGCTCAAGCTCGTCACTGAGCTCTGGAACGCTGGCATTAAGGTGTGTGGTGGCATGGTTTGTACTCTACTGAGCCCACAGTCTGCCATTTTAAGTCTTCTGcattaaataaagtgtttgtgtgtccaggcAGAGGTGATGTACAAGAAGAACCCCAAACTGCTGAGTcagctgcagcactgtgaggagTCGGGAATCCCCCTGGTGGCCATACTGGGAGAACAGGAGCTGAAAGACGGAGTGGTCAAACTGCGCGTTGTTGCCACTAGAGAGGAGGTAGCGGACATCCACCTCAttaaacaccacacacacacaacagggtCTGTGGTTAGAAGTCTATGGTAGGACAAATTTCACGGCCTCTTGTCCTCTCTCCACAGGTTGACATCTGCAGAGCTGATCTTATAGAGGAGGTCAGGAGGAGGACGTCTGACGCCTCGTGATTCCTTCCTAACCAGTTACTACACAAATGCATCATGTAATAGCTTCAAACAGACACTCTATCCAGAATGTTGTACAGAATTTGTCATCTGGTCCTCTGTAGAGCATGTTGAACATCAACACAGCCCCGATAACACTCATCCAATTGtattcacacacagcagccCTGTGGACTGCTAGTAAATGGAGCATGTGCTGTTGGTGTTGCACACTGTAAAACAGCAGGCAGCACAAAGCAGTGACTGAAGGTGATTTGCAGCTTATGTGCTTTATGAAAGGGATCAGTTATTAGAAAACATCCATCCAGAAAATATGATGCAGTTTACATGAAACAAAACCTTGGGGTTGTTATTCTGTGCAGCTGCTCCACATCTGTGCAGtcagattagaaataaaatacacaagtCTTTGATCTACGCTGGACCAAGGATGAGCAACTCTGTTACTTTCTACAACAACCCATCAGAACACttgctgctgctcagctcacTTCTACCTGTAACAAACATGCTCGCTGTGTCCACTgtctgaaataaacacattctgGTCAGTACTTCAGCACGACTGTTGTCCTGTGTCTGTTACTGTCCATCTGATTTACAACAATGACAACATAGCGCAAGCACTAAAACGCATTTACTTCTAGCTTTAGCTACCAGTTCCTTTATTCACACTGGATGAACCACCTGTCAGCACATAAAGAAGCTACAATTACACTagtttcacagctgctgtttttgttccaccgCTTGTCTGATGTTTGACCTTTTCAATTATTATAACTTTTTTCACCTGTGAGCATTTGTTGAACAAATCTGAACTGGTACATTTATATACTATAAAATTCAACACACTTTCAAACAAAATGTTAGTGTTGAACTTCTGTACATTTTAGATCTTAGTGGTTTTACTTGAGTTATTTCTACGTGAAGTgtagtacttgcacttttacctGAGTGTTGAGTTAATTTTACTGCAGTTGAAGCTCTAAATACATGTGCTAAAAATGACTACAAATACAAGTACTGGACAAAgaaaaggcaacaaaaaaccaatgtattttaaatagtaTTAAATTGGGTACTGATGTTCTAATTTTTACCAACAAATAGTAAAGATGTATATACAGAGGTTAGACATTGAAAACAGCAGCTACCTTATAACACATCAGCATGTATTAGATTGTGTATTAAGAATCACTAcctgcaaaaagtaaaaattgaAAACTCACAAATCAAACTCAATTAAAAATGCAAACTGCAATAAATCCCCCTCAATtatagtgaagtaaaagtaacaacagaaataCCTAGTAGGGTACAGATACTTCAAAATTGTACTTGGGCACATTATGTAATTAGAGGTACATGACCATGAGCAGGAACATGTCTGATTTTGATGATgtgattaaataattatcaaACCTTTGGTTTTGATCATTGGCGTTTATTGAATAACAACCCTGGATCTGACATATCACACATCACGTTCTCTTTTCAAatctcatttattaaaatgaggAACCAATCCAACAgtaacacacaataaaacacatgcataaaagAAACCACACGTCTAAACAAGTGCACAACTgctactgtaaaaaaacatgcagaaatcaACAAACTACATATAAgatctgttgtggattttgatATCACAACACTGATGAACAAACAGAATCAAACACTGCAGCAAGACGAGGCCTACTGTTCATCTCATTAACTTGTCAGTGGGCGCAAACTCACTGACCCTCTGCAGGACCTTCTTGGCTGCAGCCTGTCGAGCTGCTTCCAGCATGGTGTCCATGCTTGGACCCAACAAGACTGTGACAAGCCCTTTGAAGGGAGCGGTTATCCCGGGGATACACACACTGTAGGTGACGTAGATTAATCCATCTGGTCCACCGTGGCTGTAGTACATCTCATAGAGCGGCTGGCCAAATCCAGTTGCCTCGCAAAGCTGACTCAGGAGGATCACTGGGGATGCTGCAGACAATCCATGCCCCTGAGTGGAGGAAGCAGACGAGCAGCGAGGGTGCTGGTTGGCAATGGGTGTTCCAACTGCCCTGCAAAACCTCTGAGAGACTGATGCGAATCGGGTTGGGGAAGGAACCAGGACTGAGGGCTGTGGGTAGTTTGGGAGGTGGTGCAGCGGCTTCAAAGTTGAAGGCAGGAAGAGACTCTTTGAAGACTTCTGTGGAGTCGCAGGCTCCTCAAGGCTCACCTTCACTGTTGAGTGCCACTTGACTGAGATGGTCAATGCAAACTGCTTTTTGAACGCTGGagacaaatgaagacaaagtaaaaaagacTGGAATATCATTTACAGCATTTGCATCTCTGAACAATGGGGACCCATCGGAAATAGTGCTGTAAAGCTACCACCTTTTTCCACAGTCCAGCTCTTTTTTGGAGCTGGGCCTTTTGAGTCCTCGGCAGCTACTTCCATGCAAACTATGGCCTACTGACCCACTGACAAATTAAATTAGTCTTGTGACCATATGTTATGTATGTCACAGTTCAAAGTCAGGAGCTACAGTTGGACCtcagacattttcagtttttaccttGATAACCCTGACATTTAAATTACAGGTGGTACTAAATCTTTGCGATTGCAGGTTTACACATTTGAATCTGTAAAGGAGTCTGATGATGTGGATGTCTGCTTTTGTTAGTGACCCGACATGTCTGGTGCAGTGTCCTGTCATGTTTCCTTGCTTAGAACTAACCCAGCAATGAGGGCTTTGAAGGAGATATTAAGAACAGCAACGTCTCTTGCATGCACCATTCGATCACAATCAGCAGGGGCTCACTCACCTTCGACCAGCATCTTCTTGGCCACGGAAGCAGTATGATGGGACGAGAAGGCTACAACAGCTGACACCCCTTCTATATCCGGTCCGGTCTTCAGAGACAATCTCTCCACTCCCTCAACCTGCACACGCAGCACCTGGAAGCAGACAGCCAGCCAGAGTTTTTCTGGTTCCAGATGTGAATTTCTGTGTATAGTACAAGTACCTGTCatgaggtacttgtacttacATATCTGTAACTACACAGGtgttccctccctccccctctccccctCACTCTAGCTATGCATCTTGTTTTTGGCTCAAAATCTTTGCTGTACCAAAAATTGTGGACATtaagtgtacctaataaactaaGTGCATGTTTCTGTCATGCTATGCCAAGCATCAGAGCCATGTGTACCTGCAGTAGGTCCTCCTGCTTGGTGGTGGCCGGCAGGTTTCCAAGACACAGGtgtctcttctctgtgctgCGGCGGACACTGAGGAAGACACCGGGTTCCAGCATGTGTCCGTGCAGCAGGTGGATCGCGTCATTAGCTACGGCTGCTGAGCCATATTTGGCATAGGCGAAGCCGCGGTTCTGTCCGCTGAAATTCATCATGAGCCGGAACTCCCAGAGCGGGCCCACGGAGCTGAACAGGGGGATCAGAAGGTCTTCGTAGGCATCCCGTGGGATCTGGCTAATGAAGACCTCACAGCGGGCTCCTGGGATGGGGCCGTCCCACACTGACAGTACGATAGACAGGAGATGAATATGTGAGATCGAGGAGACTACTCTGTAACATATTCCAGCTATACACAATCTTCACATCAAGTCTTTTTACATCCTTTAGGAATTTAGCTGATTGTTTTTGTGAACTCAAAgtgaaaatgtctgtttctCAGGGTTTGCCAGTTATCAGTCTCTGTGGAGaaatttttgtgttttgtccaagAACACTTGAACTTCAACATGTGACCAGAAGGAATTGGGAGTCGAACCATTGACCCTGAGGTTTACGCTTCATCTGCTGAACTACAGCCACAGCATCTGATAATGTAAAAGATATCAGTAGTAGAAGTATCACAAATTGTCTTATTTTGCACACACGTAAAGATACAATAGGACACACCTGCCTACAGTTTGTAAAAACATCACTTCACTTTTTACGTTATGGGTAAATGTGCAGATTCAATTTTAAATCTACAGCTGGATATGTCTGCAACCAGTAAACTAAACTCATCTCATACAAGATGGAGATGCTTTGCTGGACCTTTACTGCAGCTGAAGGCAGCTGTTCATTATATTGAAGACATTTTGTAACATAGTTTAGTTACTGGTTTAttcttaaatgtattaaatcaAGTAATAAGTAGCATTAGAGTATTTCCTGGCTgttcatcattattttataaCTGTACTAACACTTTGGAGTCCAGTTTTGGCTAAATGATGGTAAGTTTTAAGCTGAGTCACTGGAACCCCTCATTAAAAATGCTGATGACTAATTTGTATTCATATGTGTGAAGACTGTAAGGAATCCAGTCTTATATCAAAACAGCCACTTAAGAAAGCCATTAAGAAACTCAACATTTGTTGCACATGTCGATGTTTACACTGAGTAATGTAGATACAGCTAATGCTGACATTTCTGTAAtctgattaaaaatgagaaaaagttTCCCATGACTTTGAAGTTGGATGATTGCGTTTACACTGTCCTGCatattaaataattcaaatatagGAAAGGAAAAATCAGGCATGACTTATGTGACAATATCACAGAGAATTTCAAAGTTCTTCTGTTTAGCTGTTGTGTGTTGCTTGAAGAAAACATTTCGCTATTTAAAAATAGTGACATGTTCCATGAACTTTTCACCCACTCCTTCTATTGATGGATTCAACAATGAATCTACTCAAATCTCTGTTCCACTTTCCACTCTCTCACTGTGCTGTCGAGTGGAGGCAGTGCGTCTCACCGTCAGGTGGTCCTCCATATCTTCTCTGGCCATTGACTTGAATCAGTTTTGTGTTGGTTGTTTGCAGCCATGTTTCCAGCGCTTGGACCCGCCCAAGGTTCAGCACCTGAAGTGGGATGAGGTGTGTTGAGCTGGAACACAATTCCTCAGTGACAGCACCTCTACAACTAACAGGATACATCTTCCTATCTGCTGTAACATCAATTCTAAGTGCTAAATACGTCAGATCAGAACAACAGTATGAGGATCTGAAACTTTCTCCTGGTTTGTAGTGACTGCTGTGATACAGCTGAAATACTCTTTTCCAGGTCATATGGCTGCAAAGTGACTTAACTGTCTGAACGTATTACACAGTTCTAGCTGGCTGAGTTTAGCAAATAATGCTGTTAGATATTTGGTaaccccacacaaacacaaacacaaacacacacacacacacacacacacacacacacacacacacacacacacacacacacacacttaagggCCATAAAGTGAAACCCATGTACAGAGCACAGATCATTGCACTGTATTATTTTCAGGAAAACATTAGTACTACTACATCAGTACAAGTAATAAAGAGCAAAACCAACAGCGGCAAAACCATCATAGCTGTTCATTAATGGAGGTGCAATAAAAAAGGGTTTTGTGGTCTATTCCAGTGCCTACAGCTGCAGCCACCACATTTGTGTGGAATCTTCTCCTAAATATGGCAAAACAACTTGGTGGCTTATCAGGATTGTTGATAGGATgtgttgtatatatatatatatatattttattactttcagATGTGTGTGAAGCTTCTCATTCATCAAGGTCATGCTGTTCACTGGCAGCTGGACTTGCTTTGAGTTCTCGACGACCTTTCACCTTCCATCCAGAAGAGTTCATGAGTTGTGGAGTGACCAGTAGTTAGCAGTAGATGCTCACCTGTTGTTCCACCTGAGGCCCAGCCTGAGTGACAGATTACTGTCTATTATATAATCTTTCCTAGTCAGTCTCCTGCATGGAAGGTGAAACGTCTTAAGTAAGTTAAAAACAAGTCCAGTAGCCAGCCACCATGTTTGAGGATAACCTCCAGAGAACTCACTGTTAGCTCCTCAGTTGGGGGGAGAACAGTCCTTAATGTTGCACTGCGCCATGTTAGAAACTCCTCTAACCAACTAGTTACAGTCTAAcgagcagcagctgaggctgTGGAGACAAACAACAGCGACAGAGACGCAGAGTAGACGACAGAACAGCGACAGAGACGCAGAGTAGACGACAGAACAGCGACAGAGACGCAGAGTAGAGGACAGAACAGCGACAGAGGACAGAACAGCGACAGAGACGCAGAGTAGAGGACAGAACAGCGACAGAGACGCAGAGTAGAGGACAGAACAGCGACAGAGACGCAGAGTAGAGGACAGAACAGCGACAGAGACGCAGAGTAGAGGACAGAACAGCGACAGAGACGCAGAGTAGAGGACAGAACAGCGACAGAGACGCAGAGTAGACGACAGAACAGCGACAGAGACGCAAAGTAGAGGACAGAACAGCGACAGAGACGCAGAGTAGAGGACAGAACAGCGACAGAGACGCAAAGTAGACGACAGAACAGCGACAGAGACGCAGAGTAGAGGACAGAACAGCGACAGAGACGCAAAGTAGAGGACAGAACAGCGACAGAGACGCAGAGTAGAGGACAGAACAGCGACAGAGACGCAAAGTAGAGGACAGAACAGCGACAGAGACGCAAAGTAGACGACAGAACAGCGACAGACGCCACTTTGTTTTCACACGTGAAGATACTATGTGGCCAACCTGTGCGCGCGAGGGAAGCGCCACAAACTGTCAGAGCTGAAGCTGAGCGGTCTCGCGCCTTCGAGTTGAACTCGTTTGTTTGTAAACAGGCCAATTAACAAGCGAACCGCACGAGACCACATGAATCATGTTACCTGGCTCTGCACGCGCTCCATCACCTCCATCTCTCCCGCTGGACTCACGCCCGCGCGCACTGTGACGTCGCCCTGCAGCACCTGGATACGTCACCgcgtggaggtggaggtgagtCACCTGGCTGTGCCTTGACCTTAATTTGACCTCTGACGTGTGCCGAGCCCCGAGTCAAGGAGTCGGTGTTTAAGTGCGGACTTAATGAGCACACAACGTTAACTTACAGTGGAGCAGTTAAAATACCAATAATACATCAAAGAGAAAGGTAAAAGTGTTATTTATGATCACTGTAGTTATGTTTGTAAGAAATCCTCCtctttcactcaccccaaccggtcgaggcagatggccgcccaccctgagcctggttctgctggacgtttcttcctctaaagagcttaagtgggattgttgggttttctatataattctgtatacagtcatattctgtaaggtcttaaaccttaaacactgtaaggTGCCTTGAGATGTCTTCTGTTGTaatctgttgtctgttgttggAGCTAGATAAATACATTGAATTCaatagaattgaattgataaaaaacaaactgacaatcttttatgtctttattgaacatgtCTATTAAACATAGAGGAGCCACAGCTGCTAgtagtgtgtttgtatgatgGAAACAAGAAAAGTTGCCCATCATAACCTTGTTGAAGGGAGTTTATCCAGCACAGATAGATCAGCCTGTCCCAACTGCCAACACTCAGGTAATGGTGTGGCCTTTGTTCAGTAACTGTTTTAAACACTGGTATATGACAGCTCCATGGATCCCAGCATGAGTGGAGAAGGCTTCATCTGAAAAATGAAAGGCTGTGCAGAAACAACCAAGAACAAAACTTTTTACCGACTTCAGTTCATAATTACATGGAAGGCTGTGAATTTACAAAGACCCCTCTTCAAAACTAATAAGATTATTTTCACTGTATGATTCACCTAGAATATGCATTAGTGTTCGGTGTGCTGTAATTTCTGTAATGTATCtaatgtaaattatttacatatatattatattatatagttTTTCCTGTGAACGTTTGTGTTAACCAAAGTGTCATATTTTGTACCTATTGCACCTACCACCACTGTAACAttataaatcacattaaaataattaagtgGTAAAATAAAAGATTCCACAAACTTTATTCATACTGCACCTTTCAGGCACAGTTACAAACAATGTGctatacatatttaaaaaaaaataaaataaataaaataataataataaatcgGAATTTGAATGTTTGCTGCAGACGCTTCATTTCCTGTGGCCCTAACATGTAATGTGTGCACAGTTCCACTAGGTGTCACTGTTCGATCATTCAGTTTTCCCTGTGATGAAGAACCACTGAGAGACAATCCTTGTAGtcatatgtcatattttataaaatcacCAACCATAGTGTTGGaactgcattttaaacatgtttacacaTATCGCTGAGTTCAAACtctgaaatctgaaaacatCAATCAGTAGGAcaagaaatacacacatatacatattagCAGTCATGACTGGTGCATTCCCTCAGTgctacacacacagatcagccaCAGCATCGAGGTGAACCAGCTCAGTTTGTGCAGGCAGACTGTGCGATCACAT
It encodes the following:
- the hars gene encoding histidine--tRNA ligase, cytoplasmic isoform X1, translating into MVGMICLRACSGLVGFRTALSLRSLHSFPGITVAQIDEEVAKLLELKARLGGDDGKHQFVLKTAKGTRDYNPKQMAIREKVFNTIISCFKRHGAETIDTPVFELKETLTGKYGEDSKLIYDLKDQGGELLSLRYDLTVPFARYLAMNKITNIKRYHIAKVYRRDNPAMTRGRYREFYQCDFDIAGQYDAMIPDAECLKIVYEILSQLDLGDFRIKVNDRRILDGMFAVCGVPDDKFRTICSTVDKLDKMPWEDVKKEMVNEKGLSEEAADQIGEYVSMQGGMDLAERLLQDQKMSQSKQACAGLSDIKLLFSYLQLFQVTDKVVFDLSLARGLDYYTGIIYEAVLSQAGVAPVSTEAQNGPPGEESVSVGSVAGGGRYDGLVGMFDPKGRKVPCVGVSIGIERIFSIMEQKAEASAEKVRTTEVQVMVASAQKNLLEERLKLVTELWNAGIKAEVMYKKNPKLLSQLQHCEESGIPLVAILGEQELKDGVVKLRVVATREEVDICRADLIEEVRRRTSDAS
- the hars gene encoding histidine--tRNA ligase, cytoplasmic isoform X2, translating into MEDKAQIQEAIKIQGEVVRKLKSEKASKDQIDEEVAKLLELKARLGGDDGKHQFVLKTAKGTRDYNPKQMAIREKVFNTIISCFKRHGAETIDTPVFELKETLTGKYGEDSKLIYDLKDQGGELLSLRYDLTVPFARYLAMNKITNIKRYHIAKVYRRDNPAMTRGRYREFYQCDFDIAGQYDAMIPDAECLKIVYEILSQLDLGDFRIKVNDRRILDGMFAVCGVPDDKFRTICSTVDKLDKMPWEDVKKEMVNEKGLSEEAADQIGEYVSMQGGMDLAERLLQDQKMSQSKQACAGLSDIKLLFSYLQLFQVTDKVVFDLSLARGLDYYTGIIYEAVLSQAGVAPVSTEAQNGPPGEESVSVGSVAGGGRYDGLVGMFDPKGRKVPCVGVSIGIERIFSIMEQKAEASAEKVRTTEVQVMVASAQKNLLEERLKLVTELWNAGIKAEVMYKKNPKLLSQLQHCEESGIPLVAILGEQELKDGVVKLRVVATREEVDICRADLIEEVRRRTSDAS
- the dnd1 gene encoding dead end protein 1, yielding MEVMERVQSQVLNLGRVQALETWLQTTNTKLIQVNGQRRYGGPPDVWDGPIPGARCEVFISQIPRDAYEDLLIPLFSSVGPLWEFRLMMNFSGQNRGFAYAKYGSAAVANDAIHLLHGHMLEPGVFLSVRRSTEKRHLCLGNLPATTKQEDLLQVLRVQVEGVERLSLKTGPDIEGVSAVVAFSSHHTASVAKKMLVEAFKKQFALTISVKWHSTVKVSLEEPATPQKSSKSLFLPSTLKPLHHLPNYPQPSVLVPSPTRFASVSQRFCRAVGTPIANQHPRCSSASSTQGHGLSAASPVILLSQLCEATGFGQPLYEMYYSHGGPDGLIYVTYSVCIPGITAPFKGLVTVLLGPSMDTMLEAARQAAAKKVLQRVSEFAPTDKLMR